The following coding sequences lie in one Halogeometricum rufum genomic window:
- a CDS encoding P-II family nitrogen regulator, translated as MSDNDGIKMVMAVIRPDKLADVKRGLAEVGAPSLTVTNVSGRGSQPAKKGQWRGEEYTVDLHQKVKVECIVADIPADDVVEAIREAAHTGEPGDGKVFVLPVDSAVQVRTGKEGMDAV; from the coding sequence ATGAGCGACAACGACGGGATCAAGATGGTCATGGCGGTCATCCGCCCGGACAAACTCGCCGACGTGAAGCGCGGTCTGGCCGAAGTCGGCGCGCCGTCGCTGACGGTGACGAACGTCTCCGGCCGCGGCTCTCAACCCGCCAAGAAGGGTCAGTGGCGCGGCGAGGAGTACACCGTCGACCTCCACCAGAAGGTCAAGGTAGAGTGCATCGTCGCCGACATCCCCGCCGACGACGTGGTGGAGGCCATCCGCGAGGCGGCACACACCGGCGAACCCGGCGACGGGAAGGTGTTCGTCCTCCCCGTCGACAGCGCCGTGCAGGTCCGCACCGGAAAGGAGGGGATGGACGCGGTGTAG